The Candidatus Saccharibacteria bacterium RAAC3_TM7_1 nucleotide sequence AAGCCGACGCACCTATTTACCGATTTTGGTTTGCACCGCGTTATTGAAAGTAACCTTGCCGAAGCTGGTTTCAGCGCGCCAAGCGCGATTCAAGACCAGGCCTTACCGCTCGCACTTGAAGGACGTGACGTGATTGGCCTTGCCAATACCGGCACCGGAAAAACGGCGGCGTTCCTTTTGCCTATCCTGCAGAAACTATATAAGACCCGTACGACGCAGTCAGTGCTCATCATGGCACCAACGCGTGAACTGGCGCAGCAAATTGATGCAGAATTCAAAAAATTCTCACGCGACATGAAACTCTATGCCGCCATTTGCGTAGGTGGTGTCAATATCACCGGTCAAATTCGCCAGCTCCAGCGTAAGCCACACGTTATCATCGGCACGCCGGGACGACTGAAAGACCTGATCAACCGCGGCATGCTGCGGCTCGACACAATCGACACGCTGGTACTCGACGAAGCCGACCGCATGCTCGATATGGGCTTTATAAACGATATCCGCGCGATTGTGCAGCAGATTTCCTCTGATCGCCAAACGCTTTGTTTTAGCGCGACGATTACGCCAGGCGTCAAAAGCATCATCAACGACTTTATGCGTAATCCGGAGCTAGTATCGGTACGTGTTACCGACACTAATGACCATATCCACCAAGATGTCGTCGAATACCACGACGATACCCACAAAAAGGAGCTCCTGACCGAACTATTGCAGCAGAGCGAGTTTGAGAAAGTGATTGTCTTTGGTGAAACCAAATACGGCGTACAGCGTCTCAGCGACAACCTCGAAAAACAAGGTATCACTTCGGCAGCGATTCACGGCAATAAGTCGCAGAGTCAACGCGAACGAGCCCTAAGAGCCTTCAAAGCTGACCAGACAAAAGTCTTGGTCGCGACCGACGTCGCCGCCCGCGGACTCGATATCCCCGACGTTAGCCACGTGATCAATTTCGATCAGCCACAAAGCTATGATGACTACGTCCACCGCATTGGCCGAACAGGCCGTGGTGGTAAGACCGGTAAAGCCCTCACTTTCGTCCAAAAACGATCTTAGGACTTTTTGCTGCGCCTGATAACACGTCTCACCCACAAGGTGACTCGCTCAAGCTCACCTTTAGCGAGCGGTCCTTCATTGCCAGTAACAATGAAGCCTTCGGGACGCTCAACAATACACGTTGAACCGTGCTGAAACGAGTGGGCAATTTTTGGCGCAGCAAACCCAATCATTCTCATCAGGAGCTTTAGCCACCGTCCGACAGTTCTTGAGTTCAAGCGCGTATCGAACGGCGCAACGTGCAACGTGCTAGGCAGCGTAAGCGCGTAGGTATCGATGACTTCTTGCAGATGCTCTGTCGGTCGACCACCTTGTGTCGGCGTACCAATAAAGAGTACGTCGATACCGTCGAAATCACCACTCTCCACCTTATTGGCAAGCTTTCGGTGCGCTGATCCATACGCTGTGGCGGTTTCAACAATCCACTCAGCAACCTTGGCGGTATTACCGTACTTTGAGTCATATACTACCAGCGTTTTCATAATTTTACGCTAGCACATAACTACTGCACATGCCTGTGAGATCCCTCACAGACACCGCTACACTGTTTTCTAACTCAGATTGGTCTCTCTAGAGTAGATGCATGAAGCGATCACGCATTGTCGGAGCGCCCATATTACTGCCGCAGCCCGCTGGATCGCTGGAATTGTTCTCGTCTTTTGCTTTATTTTGGATACCCTTGTACTCAGCCTGGAGTTGCTCTGGCGTTTGGTTGCCATAGTTAATCAGCACCTTGTCCTGGTCGCCAATTACCCGGTTGGTGATACTATCAACTTTTTTGCCATTCACCATGAACGTTAGCTTTTTGCCTCCGGCTGTAGTGTAGACATCTTGCCCGGTACTAAAGTAGGTGTCGCCAACCCCCCAGTCCAACACAGCGAAGAAGTTACCCCAAGTAACTAGCTCATCCTCCACGTGCACGACGTCGCTAACCATACCGTGCATATGCACCCGTGACAGTGGTGTCATCTTGGCCTCATGCGGTTCAGCCGCACAAACAGCGGCGGCTGTTTCCTCATAATATTTTAAGCTTTTGAATGCTTCGCGCTGGCCATTGATGTAGACTGCAAAGTTAGCATGATAATGTGGTCTTTCAGCAGGATGGTAAGTGACAAATCGGACGCCCAACACTACAAGTACACCGACTAATAGGCTAGTGGTGGCGATGAACCAACGTTTTTTCATAACACTCGTAAGTTTAGATTTCATTAACTTGCTTCCTCCATTTTTTTAATTTCCTTCAGTAACATATCATTCCTATTTCCCATCTTGGGATCGTCAAACGTATAGCGAACAATACCTTTCTCATCAACCAGCACAAAAGTGTGGCCTGGTAACATGCCGCTATGCATCGATGAAGGCAGATTGAGCATATCGTACTGCCGCGAAACCGACTTGTCGGAGTCTAACAGGATTGTTCCCTTGCCGAGATCGGGCATCCTATCGATCGCTTCGCGCCAGCCATCACGGGCATCTCCGACAATACTAAGTGCCACCACGTCACCACTATTCAACTGCTCATCAGTGCCGAGCGCTGCAATTTGGTTCCAGCATGCCGGGTAACACATCAAACCTTCATTGAAAAAGAGAATCACCTTTTTGCCTTTCAGCTGACTGAGCGTGTAATCTTTGCCGTCATACGAGGTAAGTGTAAAGTCCGATGCCGGACGGCCAACCAGCGCGTCAAAGGAAGTACCGGGCTGAGCTTGGCCAGCGCCCTTATTCAGACTGTCACCCGTAAAGACAGCGACGCCGAGTAGTACCACCACCACGCCAACTATAATATATTTAATCATCTTTCCTCCCTTTCACAATTTCACTCCGACGTGCCTGTCGGTAGGCGACCCATGCCACCAGTCCAAACAGTAGCGTAAAGATGACTGCCCAGGCATACTCTGGGATAAGCTGCGTCACCTGACTAACTGTCCGCGTCACTTCGGCAGCCAGTAAGTTTAGCTTCAGCTGGTACACGCTCGTTCCTTCCGGACTTGCCCTCTCAAAGATAATGATGAAAAGTCCGATAGCAATAAACAGAAAACCGGATATCAAATGAGACAGATTGACGTTAATCGCCCTGCCCGCCAGCCGGTAGGATATGACGCGGCGAATCGCGCTAAACTTTTCCATGACATTGGCCTTGTCGATAAGAAACGCCATGATGAACAGCGGCAGCACCAGCCCAGTGACAAACGCCAACGAATAGACCGGACCCAACACCCACGAGCCTGGAATCGCCGATAACGCCAATACACCGGCCAGCACTGGAGCGCAGCAACTGGTTGCAATACCCGAGAAGATACCCAGCACATAGAGCGAGCCCGGGTCATGACCCTTTAGTTGCGGCTTAATGCGCATCGGCAACATATAGGATCGGCCGAGCACCAGAGCAACCCCGAGCGCGATCATAAACAAACCGCCGAGCGTGAAGATTATGACGTGATAGCGACTAAACAGCGCGCCGAGTCCAGCCATCCCCAGCCCCAGCGGCAAAAAGACCGTCAGTAGGCCTAGATAGTAGAAAAATGTCATTAGAAAAATTTTGCTCTTTGTTTTAAAGACCGACGCCAGATATGCTGGTAACAATACTCCTATGCAACATGGAGCAAACAAGGCGGCAATGCCTGCCAAAAAGGCGGTGACCAACGATGCCGTACTGACAATATCCACTACTTCTCTCCTCCACAACAGTCCATGACGTTGTCGACCAGCGGTTTCTTGCCTGGATCGTTACGATAGATAAATATAGCCCAAGCCACCACCCATACGACCGCCACCAGACCAAATGCCAGCAAAACTGTTTCAGTTTTAATGAGCGCGTAAGAAGCAGCGGTTAGCGACAAGAAGAATGGCAGAGTAAAGATACGTAGGCTTCTTGGAACTTTGTCGCGTAGCAAATAGAATAGCCCGCTGATGCTTTGTCCCATCAGCAGCGCCAGGATTACATCGTCATGAATACCTCCCAGTTTAGATAAAGCAAGTAACCCTAGCCAAGTGAGTGCAATGCCTGCACAGATCGCGCAGACTAGCCTAGGTAATCTCCCACGTGCTGCCAGTACAGCAATAAAGATTAGGCTGATCGTTACAAAGCTATAAAAGAGAATCATGACTAGTCGCTTCCTTGCCTCATGGGCGATTTGGTTACTATATCTAGATTACACGGTGAGAATAATATATGCAAGTATTCTAATATAGTAATACATGTGATATTATAAAGATATGTATGGCAGACTATTTCAGCTCCAAGAGGAAACACTCAAGACGCTCGCCAACCAGAAGCGTCTAGAGATCGTCCAGCTTCTCGGTCAAGGGGAGCTGACAGTGAGTGAAATGATAGAAATGCTCGGTATTAGTCAGTCAAACCTATCCCAGCACTTAGCTGTCCTGAGGCGTTACCAGATCGTCGCTACCCGCAAGGAAGGCCTCTACGTCTACTACCGGCTGACTGACGGGCATATTGCCGAAGCTATTAAACAATTGCGTGAGTTTCTAAAAATTCGCTATGCATACGAACCCGAAATCACTAAGCTTAACCGCTTGAACGACCCTGCTCTTTATCCGATCGTCAAGGATCCAGTCTGCGGTATGCGCCTCAGCGAGTCAGAGGCATATGCCTCAGTCATGCACAATAACAAGTCCTATCACTTCTGTGCCAGCGGGTGCTACGATAAATTCACAGCACATACGGCACGATACATTAATGTAAAGAATGTCAATCAAGGAGGTATACCCTATGCTCTATAACTATGACATGCTAGGCAGTTACAGTGTCTGGGATGGTATTCTCATGTTCCTAATGATGGTGCTGATAGTTTTTGCCATCATCTGGGCTGTCCACTATGTGAGCCGAAGTGGCAGCGATGATAATGCTCTTACTATTCTCAAGAAGCGTTATGCCCGCGGCGAAATTGACAAGAAAGAATACGAGGAAAAGAAAGCGGAGCTGCAATAGAGCTTATGGCTTTCCTGTTATAGCGATGCTACACTAGGGGCATGCAGTTAATTCTACTCACCCACATCATACTCCTCACCCTCTCGCTCGTAGCAACGGCCGGTATGATCGGCGCCCACTTACTTTCACATGCTATTCCCACAAAACTTATAGCACTTAATGCTGGCGGAACGCTGGTCGGACTGGGAGCCGGCGGCATCTTGCTGCTTTTCAAGCCGCTCGGGCTCGACTGCCTGCTGCTCCTTGGCTATCTGCTTGTCTTCAGTGCAGTCCAAGCGTTTCTCTACAAAAAGAATTTACCCCGCAATCTTGGGCTGGAAGTCTAAGTCGTCTTCTTTGATCGCTGTCACCAATTTTGTCAGGTTAACTATATAGTATTTACGACGGGTCGAGATGATTCCGTCTTTTTTGATGTCCAGCGTCTCGAGCGCCACCGTTTCACGGGTCAGGCCAGCAAAACTCGCTAAGTCTTTCTGCGTCAGCGGAATATTGATCCGAATGACATCTTTCATAACCGAGGTACCGTAACGGAGCGAAAAATTATACAAAGTATAGAGGAGTTTTAGGCGTGCACGTGACTGCTCCAACGCGGTAATGTGGAGCGACTTCGTCACATAGTCATTCACCATATGACCAAGCATTTCATGTGCCAGTAGCGAATCGGCAGCTAACGCCTGGTGGAAGGTATTTTTGTCGACAACATAGAGCTCACAGTCGGTATGGGCGACGTAGTAAAAGAGCGCGATGGTCGTTTTTGAGAATAGCCAGCCGACTGGAAATAGCTCGTTCTTCACAATGAAAGCGACGGATTTTTCCTCCAGCTCAGGCGTATAGGCAAATGCGCGTATGACGCCGGATTTAATGGCATAGGCGTGAGTTGGTTCATAGTCGCGGACAAATATCGTCTCGCCTTTTTTGAACTTTTGGGTGTGATAGCCTTCGTACAGTTGCTTCACTCTATCCACGATATGCTTACCTTCCTAAATCACTACAGTTGTATTATGACAGGTGTTAGCTGTATTTTATACAGCGAATTGTAATATTGCTCACATTATTGCTCGATGAATGATTGTATTATGAAAGGTGTACCGTTATGAACAACATCAACGCTAAGTGGAGGGTGAAGATGCAAGACTATAACGAAAGAGAACTTAAAAATAAGATCGATGCCTTTTTAACGCGTAAATTATCCGAGCGACTCGGTTCGCCGCTCGGGTTTAAGGCCGACTACCTCGACCGCACGAAGGCAGTAGCTGCGCTACTGCTAACTCATAGTCGTACCTCCGCTAGAATACGCGGGCTCTCCCCGTTTAGAAAAGAGCATCCCGTCTCTGGCTCTGCTTCGCGCTACCTCGCTACTTAGCGAAGGCTATACTCCCTAAGACTGATCTTGTTGTTACAAGATCAGTCTTTTCGTTACGGCTCCTCTGCTTGCAGCCAGAAGTTCTGTACAGTAAGATTAGAGACATGAGAAAAACCATAAGCATGTCCGGCAATGAGCTTCTGCCTGCAAGGAACCGGCGACCGGGCGGCTTTACGATTGTTGAGCTCTTGATCGTTATTGTGGTGATCGCGATTTTAGCGGCAATTACGATCGTGGCATATAACGGTATCCAGACACGAGCAAAAAATACTAAAACAATTAATGCAACCGCGGCCTGGATTAAAGCCCTTAGGCTGTACGAGGCAGATAACGGCGACTACCCGACGGTGACTTCTTGCCTTGGTACGACCACTACTTATCCCGACAATACCCAATGCTGGAACAACGCGAGCTGGACCGTTAAGTCAAGTTTCTTAACCTTGATGCAGCCATATCTTTCTTCCTTCCCCGAACCAGATACAACCAATATCGACACCGTTAATACTCCACGGCGAGGAGCACTCTACACCATCAGCGGCGCCGTTAAATATGTATACATGAGCTTAATCGGTGTCACAAGCTGCCCTACCATGAGTATTCCTACCTATAGTGGCGGCAACACCGATCAAGGACGATATTGCATTTACCAGCTCAATTGATACTTTCAGACTTTATAACCGGTAAACAGTTATACTTGTCGTTCAAGCGTATCTCTGACTTGATCAACCGTTATCGTAATGGCTGAACCAGGACTAACCGTGCTCGCAAGTACAGCTTTGGCTACGTTATTTTCGACAACCCGCTGCACCACGCGGCGCATCGGACGGGCGCCGAGGCGTGGGTCGTAACCCTCTTCAACCAGCAACTGCTTCGCGTCATCGGCCACTACTACCTTTAGCTTTTGGAGAGCCAACGTCTTGTTGACACCGGCAATCATCAGATCGGCAACTTTCAGTAGCTCTGCTTTACCGAGCGGTGTAAAGGTAACAATCTCGTCGAAACGGTTGATAAACTCCGGCTTGAACTGACCGGAGCTTATCAACTCGTCAATAAATTGTGCTTCGTAATGTTCCATGCTGTGGCCACGCTCGATGTATTCACGGATACGGTCGGCGCCAGCGTTGCTGGTTGCGATCACGATGGCATCTCGAAAACTAACTTCTCGGTTCTTGATATCACGCAAAATACCTTCATCGAGCATCTGTAGCAATGTCGTTAGTACGTTCGGATGCGCTTTTTCAATCTCGTCGAGTAGTACAACGCTAAATGGTTGTTTCATAACTTGTGCGGTCAGACTGCTTGAGTCACTGGCACCATCAGCGATCAGCCGGGCGACATCTTCATTTTGCACATATTCGTTCATGTCGAGCCGAACCATTCGCTCCTCTCCGCCAAAATAGACATCAGCGAGCGCTTTGGCCAACTCAGTTTTTCCGACGCCAGTGGGACCTAAAAAGAGGAAAGTGCCAATTGGTCGGTTTTCATTGCGTACTCCGGCGCGAGCACGACGGAGCGCATCGCTTACCACACCGACGGCACGAGTCTGGTTGATCATCCGCTCATGAATGTGCGCTTCAAGGTTGAGTAGCTTCTCGCGCTCGTCTTCACCCGACGCTACGCCAACTTTCACATCCATCGTCTGTTCGATGGCTTTTTGAACTGAGTTCATAGTGACGAGGCCATTTTCACTGAAGCTAGCGGCTGATTCAAGTAATTTCAGTGCACGACCCGGCATGGCGAGATCGTGTACATACCGCTCACTAAGGCGGTAGGCTTCATGTAGCGACTGGTAGGTAAAGGTTACGTTGCGTTGAAATTCGGTAACAATCAGCTGGTCTTGCATGACAGCAATCGTTTCATGTTTGCTAGCTGGAGCGACACTGATACGGTTAAGTGCGTTGACCAGACTGGCGTTGCGCTGGCCGATTTTTAAGAATCGTTGCTCGTCCATCGTCAGGATAATACGCAGACGACCGGCGTCTAAGATCGGTTGCAAGACATTTGAAAGATCGACCGAGCCAATACCTTCCTCAAAGAAGAGCTGCGCATCATCAAGACAGATGATGACATTTTTAGCCGCATAGGCTTCGCCAAAGATATTCATGATTAGATGCTCCAACTCTCCACGACCAGGCGCAGCCGACAGGAGCGATGATGAGTCAAGCATAACCACCTGACGGAACTTCAACGTACCGGGCAGATCTGACGAGGCGTCCAGCAGCCGCTCGGCAAACGCATGGACAATCGTTGACTTACCAGCACCGGTCGGACCCACCAGTACCGCATTTTGACGTCCCTTGTGTGAGAAGGTACTGACTAGCTGTTCGACCGCATCTTGGTGGCTTTCCAGATCAACCGTCAGTAGACCGCCGCGAGAGATTTGTTGACTAATGTTCTGGCCAAAGCGTCCGAGTAGCGGCGTATAGCCAAACGACCAGTCGCGGGCGATACCACCAGTACGACGTGGTTTTGTATGCCCCCGGATGAGCTGCTCCAGATGCTGTTGCCACATAATCCCGTCTCGTACATCGGTAAGGCTAAGATGGTTGTGCGCCAACAACGCCTCATGTTCGGAGAATTGCTTGATGAGTGCATAGACGAGCATGCCAGCGGTCAGTTCTGCCTGGCCCATCCGTTCGCGTAGTGCAAGCGCATCTCGCCAGACGGCAGCGGCCGCACCTTGGTCATCACTGGAAATCTGCTGCAAGAAATTTGGCGTCAGGCCAAAACGAACACCAAAGAACAATCCGCCGCGCACGCTCGAGACCGCCGCCGCAATCATCTGAGGCGAGGGATTTTTCGGCACATAGCCAAGTACGTCACCGCTTAGCAGCTCATCGATCGAACGAGGGCGCTTCGCTATAGGAAGTTTCGTGAGCTCCTGCTGCTGCCACTCGACGATCATCGCTGGCAACGCTGCCACACCGACCAGCAACCAGCCTAGTGAGACACCGACGCCGACCAGCAGTAGCCCGCCAACGATCAATACGATCGTTAGAATTAAGATTAGACGGCCACTAGCTCCACCAAGATGACGCGCCAGTCGCGCCTTGACTGCTCGCTGGCTACTATAATTAAACACTACGTCCATCGTGGTGCCCATCCGGCGATTGCCGCAATAAATCCGACAATTGGCAGCAGTGGTACAACGGCCCAAATAGCAATTGACACTATGCCAAACAGTGCCTGCACACCGAGCCAAACACTACCAACTAGTATGATGAAGCCGCGTACGAAAGCGCCGATAAAACGTGAGATGAGACGATCAACGAAGGCTCGCAATTTCAAACCGATCGGGCCATCAACTTTCCCGGCCGCTATCTGGCGGTAAGGAGCAAAGAGCGTCCGGACAAGCAAATTGATCGAAAAGTAATCCATTGTCCGCGCCAAACGTTCACGCACCCTCACGATATGTGCCTTCCAGCCAGCGCCATACCACCACGAGAGAACCCACACAATTATCATAACCCTTATTGTACCCTACTCGCCTAGCTTAGGCTATAATGGTACATATGTCCAAACCTCTTGTCACCGTGCTCGGTAAAGCCGTCCGCCATGCGGCCAGACTGCGTGGCGGCGGTTCAGCCCTACCCGGACTGGTCGTCGAACGGATTGACCCGCACTTTATCGAGCGGGCTCTCGCCCAGCTACCTCGTGGCGTCGTAGTCATTAGTGGCACCAACGGCAAGACAACCACCACGAAGATGGTCGTCGAGCTGCTCGAAAGCCAAGGGCTCAAAGTGTTTACCAATCGCACCGGCAGCAACTTTACGCGCGGCGTTGCCGCCGCCCTGCTGGCAGATATTGACCTCAATGGTAATCTCCATGCCGATATTGCCGTGCTCGAGCTCGATGAAGCGCACGCCGTCCATTTCGTCCGTACTGTCAAACCACGCTTTGTACTACTGCTCAACGTCATGCGCGACCAGCTTGATCGCTTCGGCGAAATCGATAAAACCGCCCAGCTACTGCAAAAGGTCGCCGAGACAGCATCGGATTCTATTGTTATAAACCGAGAAGATCCGCGGCTGCTAAAAATAGCAGCTAATTTACCAAAAGAAAAAGTGAAGTTCTTTGGACTCGATCCATCATTGACTCATCTCTTTCCAAGTGATGACGAACTTCGCAGTCACAAAACACCTGAACTAACCCGAAAACCAGCGGCTCGTGCTGTACTAGAAGAAGTAAACGATTCTAGCGCCGTATTCTCTCTCGGCACGAAAAAGATCACGGCCACACTAAAGCTTGAAGGGATCTACAATATTTTCAATGCCGTTGCTGCTGTCGCCTTAGTTGAGGCAGTCGTCGGTTCCACACTCGACCAACCAAAATTGCTTCGCCGTCTGGAAGTGATTACCCCAGCATTTGGCCGCGGTGAAAAATTGATCGTCGGTGACCTGCCGCTCGAGCTGGTACTTGTCAAAAACCCCGGCGGTTTCCGACTCGGATTAAAGTCATTTCCAGCTCATGGCTACGCCACCATGATCGCCATCAACGACAATTATGCTGACGGCCGTGACATGAGCTGGCTGTGGGACGTGGAGTTTGATAGCTTGAAAGAAACTGGTGTTGCCTACGTGTCGGGCGTCCGCGCTTACGACATGGCCTTGCGCCTTCAGTACGATGAAGTTGAGATTGGTTTCGTCGAACCGCAGCTTGTAAAAGCCCTCCAAGATTTTATTGCTAAACATCCCGACACGCCAAAACGGATCTACTGTACCTACACGGCAATGCTGGCACTGAGGCGGCGCCTCAGTAAAATGACGGAGGTCGAGGTCATCTCATGAACAAAGAGCTCGCCATCCTACAACTCTACCCGCGTGATATGAATATTTATGGCGACTGGGGGAATGTCCTGACCATCATGCGCCGCGCCCAGTGGCACGGCTATGAACCGAAGCTATACGAATACAATCCAGGCGACGTCTTCCCCGAGCACGTCGATATTTTGATCGGTGGCGGTGGTCAAGATGCCGGCCAAGATATAATCCAAGACGACTTGTTAAAAATTAGCTCAAAACTTCATGAACTGACCGATGCAGACACGCCGATGCTGCTCATTTGTGGTCTTTACCAACTGTTCGGCAATTTCTTTAAGACGAAGGACGGCCATGTTATCAAAGGCACCGGCTTGCTCGACATCGAGACATACGGTGGACCCGAGCGGATGATCGGCAATATCGTCATCAAAAGTGATGAGTTCGGTGAGATCGTCGGCTACGAAAATCACAGTGGCCAAACATTCCTCAGCGCTGGCATGAAGCCATTTGGCAAAGTCATCCGCGGCGCTGGCAACAACGGCCAAGATGATTACGAAGGCGCCCGTTATAAAAATGTTATCGGTAGCTACCTGCACGGTTCACTCTTGCCAAAAAATCCTGCCATCGCCGACTGGCTGATTGAAAAAGCCACTACTAAAAAGTTCGGCGACTTTACGCCCAGCGTTATCGATGACCGCTTTGCCCAAAAAGCCCGTGAAGTTGCCGTTCGACGCCCGCGTTAAGCGAGTTGACGCTTTAGTGCTTCCGTGACCTGCTGGCCGTGACCGAGTGGCGTCACGCGACCCCAGACTTTGACGACTTGACCCTGAGGATTAATGAGGAAGGTCTTACGTAAAATTCCCTCTTTGCCAAACATCTTCTTACCCCAAGCACCATATGCTTCGATGACCCTACTTCCGAGTCAGACAAAAGCGTAAAATTCAGTTTATACTTTGCCTTGAACTTTTCATGATCGGACGCCTGATCCTTGCTGATACCGACGACTTCCGCTCCCGCTTCCATCAGTCCATCACGCGCATCGCGTAGGCTACAAGCTTCAGTCGTACAACCGGGCGTATCATCTTTGGGATAAAAATAGAGTACTAGCCATTTACCCTTAAAGTCGGCTAGTGTTTTTACTTCGCCATTTTCATCTGGCAGTGAAAAATCTGGTGCCTGGTATGGTACTTGCTTCATATATCTATTGTACCACTGGAAAAATCCTCGTGCATCCGCTATAATCAGGCAAGCACACGACGGGGTGTGGCGCAGCTACAGTGAGACAAACCTACGGTTTTTCTCACCGCGCCGAGAACGAAGTAAATTCGTTCATCGGGCTGCTCTTTTCCCTAAGTAGTGCAAAAATGACGGGGTGTGGCGCAGTTGGTAGCGCGCGCGGTTTGGGACCGTGAGGTCGAAGGTTCAAGTCCTTTCACCCCGACCAGAAGATATTTCATCTAATTCCGTCATCAAATTGTATGGCGGTTTTAGTTTTATAACAGGGGTAGAATCATCTCCAGCACGTAGGTTCGCAACAAACTCACTGCATATAGTATCTAGAACCATGATGTCAGTAGTTTTTAGCATATTTAACACCTTAGAACGTGTAAGTTCGTAGAACTCTTGCTCAGTAGGTAATGCTGTATCAAGTTTAGCTAGCTCAGTCTTGTTACCTGTTATAGCCTCTTCGTCTAGGCGTATAAGCTGTTGATACTCCTCTAGCTTTCCCTCATGGTATTTCTTGTAGTCATCAGGACTGTTTACTTGAAACTCTTGATAACGTGCATACTGTTGTTCGTTATTCTTTTGTGACTGCTTAGCCTCAGCAAGTTTGCGGTTCAATATAGCCCTGTCAGAAGCAATACGCTGTTCGAGGCTGTTCTTGTACATACGGTATGCATGTTCACTCTTCTTAGTTAAGTGTCGTAGTTGCCACTCGATACCTGCTAGTACGTACTTGCCTCGGATACTCTTTGAGAGTGTTATATTGAGGTCTTTCTGCTCAGCTGTATTGTGTCGTAAACATGCCTTATTGCGACAGTAGAAACTAATAACCCATTTT carries:
- a CDS encoding ATP-dependent RNA helicase RhlE (RAAC3_TM7_1_121) produces the protein MKGIILMQATRRSFSARKQFNGGRRKFTPSRRAPRGKQYIDPARFINKHIVEERAPDYKPTHLFTDFGLHRVIESNLAEAGFSAPSAIQDQALPLALEGRDVIGLANTGTGKTAAFLLPILQKLYKTRTTQSVLIMAPTRELAQQIDAEFKKFSRDMKLYAAICVGGVNITGQIRQLQRKPHVIIGTPGRLKDLINRGMLRLDTIDTLVLDEADRMLDMGFINDIRAIVQQISSDRQTLCFSATITPGVKSIINDFMRNPELVSVRVTDTNDHIHQDVVEYHDDTHKKELLTELLQQSEFEKVIVFGETKYGVQRLSDNLEKQGITSAAIHGNKSQSQRERALRAFKADQTKVLVATDVAARGLDIPDVSHVINFDQPQSYDDYVHRIGRTGRGGKTGKALTFVQKRS
- a CDS encoding flavodoxin/nitric oxide synthase (RAAC3_TM7_1_122), which codes for MKTLVVYDSKYGNTAKVAEWIVETATAYGSAHRKLANKVESGDFDGIDVLFIGTPTQGGRPTEHLQEVIDTYALTLPSTLHVAPFDTRLNSRTVGRWLKLLMRMIGFAAPKIAHSFQHGSTCIVERPEGFIVTGNEGPLAKGELERVTLWVRRVIRRSKKS
- a CDS encoding hypothetical protein (RAAC3_TM7_1_123), whose product is MKSKLTSVMKKRWFIATTSLLVGVLVVLGVRFVTYHPAERPHYHANFAVYINGQREAFKSLKYYEETAAAVCAAEPHEAKMTPLSRVHMHGMVSDVVHVEDELVTWGNFFAVLDWGVGDTYFSTGQDVYTTAGGKKLTFMVNGKKVDSITNRVIGDQDKVLINYGNQTPEQLQAEYKGIQNKAKDENNSSDPAGCGSNMGAPTMRDRFMHLL
- a CDS encoding hypothetical protein (RAAC3_TM7_1_124), whose product is MIKYIIVGVVVVLLGVAVFTGDSLNKGAGQAQPGTSFDALVGRPASDFTLTSYDGKDYTLSQLKGKKVILFFNEGLMCYPACWNQIAALGTDEQLNSGDVVALSIVGDARDGWREAIDRMPDLGKGTILLDSDKSVSRQYDMLNLPSSMHSGMLPGHTFVLVDEKGIVRYTFDDPKMGNRNDMLLKEIKKMEEAS
- a CDS encoding Cytochrome c biogenesis protein transmembrane region (RAAC3_TM7_1_125), which gives rise to MDIVSTASLVTAFLAGIAALFAPCCIGVLLPAYLASVFKTKSKIFLMTFFYYLGLLTVFLPLGLGMAGLGALFSRYHVIIFTLGGLFMIALGVALVLGRSYMLPMRIKPQLKGHDPGSLYVLGIFSGIATSCCAPVLAGVLALSAIPGSWVLGPVYSLAFVTGLVLPLFIMAFLIDKANVMEKFSAIRRVISYRLAGRAINVNLSHLISGFLFIAIGLFIIIFERASPEGTSVYQLKLNLLAAEVTRTVSQVTQLIPEYAWAVIFTLLFGLVAWVAYRQARRSEIVKGRKDD
- a CDS encoding hypothetical protein (RAAC3_TM7_1_126), with translation MILFYSFVTISLIFIAVLAARGRLPRLVCAICAGIALTWLGLLALSKLGGIHDDVILALLMGQSISGLFYLLRDKVPRSLRIFTLPFFLSLTAASYALIKTETVLLAFGLVAVVWVVAWAIFIYRNDPGKKPLVDNVMDCCGGEK
- a CDS encoding hypothetical protein (RAAC3_TM7_1_127), whose amino-acid sequence is MYGRLFQLQEETLKTLANQKRLEIVQLLGQGELTVSEMIEMLGISQSNLSQHLAVLRRYQIVATRKEGLYVYYRLTDGHIAEAIKQLREFLKIRYAYEPEITKLNRLNDPALYPIVKDPVCGMRLSESEAYASVMHNNKSYHFCASGCYDKFTAHTARYINVKNVNQGGIPYAL
- a CDS encoding hypothetical protein (RAAC3_TM7_1_128); its protein translation is MLYNYDMLGSYSVWDGILMFLMMVLIVFAIIWAVHYVSRSGSDDNALTILKKRYARGEIDKKEYEEKKAELQ
- a CDS encoding hypothetical protein (RAAC3_TM7_1_129) gives rise to the protein MQLILLTHIILLTLSLVATAGMIGAHLLSHAIPTKLIALNAGGTLVGLGAGGILLLFKPLGLDCLLLLGYLLVFSAVQAFLYKKNLPRNLGLEV
- a CDS encoding hypothetical protein (RAAC3_TM7_1_130) — encoded protein: MKQLYEGYHTQKFKKGETIFVRDYEPTHAYAIKSGVIRAFAYTPELEEKSVAFIVKNELFPVGWLFSKTTIALFYYVAHTDCELYVVDKNTFHQALAADSLLAHEMLGHMVNDYVTKSLHITALEQSRARLKLLYTLYNFSLRYGTSVMKDVIRINIPLTQKDLASFAGLTRETVALETLDIKKDGIISTRRKYYIVNLTKLVTAIKEDDLDFQPKIAG
- a CDS encoding hypothetical protein (RAAC3_TM7_1_131), which translates into the protein MQDYNERELKNKIDAFLTRKLSERLGSPLGFKADYLDRTKAVAALLLTHSRTSARIRGLSPFRKEHPVSGSASRYLAT